Part of the Virgibacillus natechei genome is shown below.
CCAATATCCAGCATAATGGAAGCCAAAATGACAAAACCAAAACTCGCTAATAACGTTTCCGTAAACACTGCCGTTTGTGTTAAAAAACCAGGGCCAACTGCAGATGTTGCCATCAGGAATGCTGAACCCATTATTGTTCTCGCTCGCCTTTTTGTACCTTGATGTGTTAAGGCCTCATTCGTTGACCCCTTTTTTTCATTTGCCATGTCATTACTCCTCTACTATATAATACCAGACATCTTGTATAGTTTTCACAGAAACGGTAACCAATTATTCAGGTTAAATGCGAATGGTCAATATAATACGTTTATACACTAATTAGGATGAAAGTTAAATAATAGAATTGATAATGCTTGTCTCTCCCCCCATAATTGACGTATAATTTAATTAATAGATTTTATGTATGAAGGAGGCCTTCCAATGCCAAGCGGAACGCACACTACAGAATTAACAATTCCTATCGAACAAATCTGGGAATTCGTTCGTGATATGAATAAGTGGGCGCCATTAGTACCTGGTTATATCGATCACGACATTTTAAATGATAGCCAGTCCACATGGACATTCCATGTTGATCTGGGTATTCTTCACCGAAAAATAAGCCTGAAGATAGATATTACAAAATGGCAGAAACCAACAAAGGTAACATTTGACTTAACGGGATTGAATGAGAAGTTCTCAGGAAATGGATATTTCGAAGCACAAACAATAGATGAATCAACGACTAAAATGACAGGGAACCTTGATATTACTGCAAAAGGTATGAAAGGCTCTGTGATCAATCCAGTCTTAAAATCTTACGTCCCAAATATGACGGAAGAATTAACAGAAGCAATCGCAAATACACTGAAGGAACAAGACGTAAGTTAAACCCAGCATACGAGATAGGTTCCGAAGTATGAAATTCGGGGAAATGGAATGGCCATGGTACAATGAATAGGAAAGAGGGGGAATTATCGATGAAAGAGACACAATTTCAAGCTCAAATAAAGAAAAAGAATTTCACTCTAACTGCAGAACAGGTCGTACTATATAAACAAAGCAAAATAATAAAAGCAATAGATGAACAGGCTAATGATTACTATTTATTCTTTTATAAAGATTATTTCTTAACCGGAGCAAAAGCAGATGCAGTTAATATAACCGCTGACACCTATGTTCATCGCGCATTTACGAACGGTATTGTCTACAAAGGGTCGCACCCATTAGCTCAACACTTAATCCGACAGCAAAAAAACTTTCCTTTTCTTCATGTTGAACCCATGATTAAAAAAGTACAAGAAACCTTTTCTCCAATCGAAACCACCCTTATCCATACGTTCTTTGATTCTTTCATGTCCGTTGATTCCATTAAACAATCACTCAAAGATACATTCAAACGTTACCAGCGAAACGGCCAAACATTTGCAGCATATCAAGTGTTAAACGTTTATTTAAACTATGATCCGACAGATCGTTTTGCAATGGATATGTTTAATGGACCGCAATTTAAACAATATAAAGAAACCTATAAGGATTTGGAAAAGTTATCGAAAAAGGATCCTATTCAATTCGAGTCACTATGTTTTGATAACTTATACCAGGACACGGAAACAGGTATACTTCTTGAATTATATATGGAGCAGAATCGCTGGATGGATGAGCTTGCGATACGAATAAACGTGCTGAAGCATTCCTTTTCGCAAGCTAACTTTACCTCTATTCAAACGATGCTTCAGCACCTGCCTAGTGAAGAACAAATGAAGCTATTACAGGAAATCAATCAATCTTCCAACCACCCTATCGTGCAAGAGGCTTTTATAACCAATCTACTCGCATCCGGAAAACCAAATGACATGGTTACGTTCATTCTTACAACCGATATCCTACCAAAAGAGGAACAATTAGCGACGTTGATCACACAACTTGAACAAGCCGATTATAACCATATGGCTTCTTTTTTCACGACTTCCAATAAGCGACTGCTCAACCTTAGTAACAACAACCCACAAACACTAGAGAGACTGGTTTTTCCATTTGTTTCATCCTTTCTCCAAGATTATGAGTTTAGCGAAATTCTCGATTGGTTCGCTCCCTTTCATGAAGCAGCTTTCCACCTTCCCGTTGAACAGAAACTCGTAAAAATGCAAACATTGGCTGACGATCCTGATCGGCAATTTGAGCTTGGTGAATTATATATTCACTTTAACCAATTAGAGAAATCAATTGATTGCTTTAAATGGAAAGTGGAGCTAAATCCACAAGCTTTTGAATCTGTAAAATATTTAGCTAAAATAAATAATGAATTAAATTACCAAGAAGAAGCTGCCGCCTATCAGCAGTTGCTGATCCAAATGCAGAAAAGTTAGTAGTAGAAAAGTTGACATTCGCTGTGTGATTTCTACCGAACAAATTCATGCTTTTTTACATAATAATAACGCTTCAAGCGATCATCTTGTGGGTAGGTTGATACAAAAGCAAGTTCATACCCGTTTTTCTTATATAGGTGGTGCTGTTTATCATTCGCCTCCCATGTAGCACTTACGATAAATGGCTTTTTAAAATAAGTTTTATTCATTCGATGCACTTCTTTGTACATAGAAGTGGCAACCCCTCTATCTCTATACGGAGGCGCTACTATAATAGTTTCGATTTTCAGGTTAGGCGAATAATGGATCATCTCTCCTTTTGCGTCATCCTCTCGTAAATGGAAGAGTCCGGCTATGTGATTCGTTTCGTCATCAATAGCTAACAACATAGAGCTATCAGGCTTGAAATAATGAGCCATCTTCTCCCGAATGGTGTTCCCTTTTTCCCATGTCCATACCGATAATTTGGGGGTAAATTCGTGCTCGACCCTCACCAAAAGATCCGTTATTTCTTCTTTTTTACCAAACGTTTCATATCGATGGATGTATGCATATGACAATCCCATCACGACACCTCCTTCCCTTCACGCTTTCTGTTAAACCACCATTTCAAGAAAGGTGGCACACCAATCACAATTACCAAAATCCGCATTAGTTGCAGGGCGCTTACAATAGCTGGATCTCCACCGACCGTATATGCCGTTAAAACCATCTCAATCAACCCACCTGGAGCAAGACTTAGAATCGCTGTTGGATAATCTAATGACGTAACATTTGCTAATAAAATGGCCAGACCAAACGAGGTGATGATGAGAATGATGGCTAAACCGAAATAAATAAAACAATATTTTCCGCCTAATTTCAAATCACGAAATAAAATATTTTTCCCTAGACTCGCACCAACTACTATTTGAGCAGCATTCATTAATACAGGAGGAACGACGCCCAATTCTGCTGGGCTAACATTCAAAATAGCTGTCAGTAAAAGCGCGCCAATAATGATTCCTGCAGGGATTTTATGACGAATGTATAACGCCCCTACTATTGGAATAATAAACCATAAATAATTCCACAACTCGACATTCGCCGCTTCTGTAACCATTTGATTCGATGCCTGTTGACCACCTTCTATAAATACAAACATCATGAAAGCTGGGACTGTAAAAAGCACCGTAATAAGTCGTATGGTCTGAAAAATAACAACCAATCCAGCGTTGGCATTCATATCCCTGCTGGCAATCGCCATTTCAGTCAGCCCACCCGGAATAATGGAGAAAACGCTAGTAACCTTATCTACATTGACCCACCTGGAAACAAGAACGCCAAGCAAAATACTTAGTAAAATAAGCACACAGGTAAATAAAATATATGGGATGAAGTAGGGTAAGATCGTTTGGAATGTTTCTGCTGTAAAATATAAACCAAAATAAATCCCTAAAATAACGAATCCCGTATTTCGTATGGAAATCGGGATAAGCGCTTCTCGATTTGTAATACCTTGCCACAGCATGATAAACGTTACCGCCCCTAATACCCATGGTAGAGGAAAATTTGCCAGATAAAATAAAAAGCCGCCCAGAAATGCTACTAGTCCTGTTTCGATTAATCTTGGTATTTGTCTGAATGTCATGTGGAAGACTCCTTAATCTTATAAGCTATTATACATGAAATAATGTATCAGCTGCTCAAAAGGCTACTTCTAGTTTATCAGTTGCCGGCTCTTATTTGAAGGGCAGAAACAGGTATCATGAGGGATTAAGGCATGAACAACCATTCCTATAGATCTTCCATTTCCTCATGCTTAAACTCCACTTCAACCATCCCCGCCGAATGCGACTGCGTAAGGCTGAAAATGAAAAATTACCGCATCCTCCCTTCGTACAAAATCAGAAAAGTTTTCAACATCCCATAATAATACTTTCTCATCAAACCTCTCCCCCTCTAAAACGATCACTCAATCGTACTCAAAGACACACCATCGCCATCTTCTTCAACCGTATATGTCCAGGTGTAATCATTCACTTCCTCTTCCCCGCTGGCATAAATTTCCTTGATTGTTTCATCTGTGGTTACTAACCACCGCCCGTTCGTTTCTTCAATCGTTGTAACAGTAGCGTTCAACACCTCTTGTGTCATGCCAGCTTCATCAAGGCGTTCAACTAAATCAGTTTGCATCTCATCTAACTCACTTCCGTCTTTTATATATGGACGAACCTTGTCATAATCATTGGTATTAATTGCCTCAACCAATTGATAAACATAGTTTAGGGTTACTTCCTCAACGTTTGAGTCCGCATCTTCATCAGCTTCATGTAATATCGCCGCACTTGCGACTTCACTATCCTGTTCTTCTGCTTCCTCACCCTGAACGGTATAGAGATCTGAATGAACTTCTAAGTCAACAGGTGCTACCAGATCCATATTTCGAACTTGGCTTTTATCATATACGGCCCAATCATCTTCATATAAAAATTCATATCGATAAAAATCTGATTGCTCATTGGCGTCTTTATCGGTATTATCCGCGTATTGCGATACAAGAGTTTCCTCTCTGACAAGTACGCTTAAAACATAATTCCCATCGACAAATTCAAGCTCGGTATTCTCCGTATCCATTTGCATCCCGAGCATTTGCTTATCATGAAAAGCGTCGCTATCTATATGATGGTAGTTAAATTCCTCCTCATAACTCTCCAATAAATTACTGGATAAATAATCCACATGAGAAATATCGTTTTCCTGCCAGCCTACTAAATAACCATCAACATAATGCTGTAATGCTTCGTCTATCGTTCCCTGCAGCTCCTCATCAATCATAAAAGATACCGGAACAGTGCGATCGGTAATCTCATGATTCGGTGTTGTCATCGTGCCCCATGGAAAATCCATTTCAACTGCCAACGCCGTTGTTCCGTCTAATGTTACCGGGCCAAATTCCGCATCAGATGAAATAGTAAAGTCAACTTCCTCATCATTCACAATAAGTCGGCTTTCCAGATCTCCTAAAGAAGGTACATCGAATTGAACATAACTAGCATCCAGATTTAAATTAACACTTTCTCCAGCATGCATTAATGTAACCTGTTCTTCCTTTACCAAATCGATCAATTCTGTTTCGCTCACTGCTTTAAATGTATGAATGCCCGGTACTAATGGCCCCAGTTCATAGCTATAATCCTTAGAATCGGCCTCTGCAACTTCTTCCTCTCCGGAAAATAACACCGTCCCATTAACATTCGTACCAAGCGTCACATATACAGGCTCAACCAACAGTTCATATGTATCATAAAATAAAAAGCCATCTCCCTCTTGCAACATCACCATTTCATTGTTTTCTGAAGAAAAGAATTGCACTATCGCCTCCTCCTTTTTCAAGGGTCGCTCCTCCCCTTCATGTAACCATTCAGCTTGATCTTGCAAAGAATCAAGAATACGCCGTGCAACTTCAGGATCTTCTTCCAAATAAGCCAAAAATCCTTCTACATCTGATCCGTCTATTTCTTCATCCGATTCGTAAAATGATAACGTACTGGCAAGCTTTCCAGCATCCCCTTCGTGAATCGCATCTGTAAAATTATTAATCAATCGTTCCTGTGACGTGAAATGTGCTCCAATAAAATACAAGCAAATGAACAAAACTACTATCCATGAAGCTATTATCCGATTTCGCTTTTGTTTTCTGGACACTGGTTTTTTAGGTACAGATCGCTGGTCTTTATCGGATACACTAGCCTTTTTCTCTGGTTCAAAATTAGAGGAAGCGCTCTCCTTTTTCAACGAGTTAGCAGTTAAAGACGCCCCACAGTTCATACAAAATTTTAAATCATGATTTTCTACTTCCTGCCCACATTCTTTGCAAAATTTCATAGAATCCCCCCTATATGTACAACGCTTCTAATCAGAAAAACCTCTTAAGAACTCTTAAGAGGTTATAAAATTGAAACTATGCTTCTTCTTTTTTGACTGCCCATACTAGAGACACAACCCAACCTACCAATGACCAGCCTAAAAATAGATTCAAAACAAAAATTGAATTAAAGTTCGTCTGTTTGCGAACTTTAGCTACGATTGAAGGAGCGAAATAAACTCCAACTGCAATAAGTATTAGTATTAGTCCAATTAATAAAACGAGTAACTCTCCCAATGTTATCATTCTCCTATTCTTTTTTATTTTCGAACATAAAACAACGAACTTCGTGTATTCACCTACCTTTCTATTTTTGGATACAAAACTTCTCCTATGTAATTTTCGGCAAATCATGATGTTTGGTAGTTTTTGTTAACCAGTAAAATAGTACCAATCCAAAAGAATCATGTCAATATATACTGAAGATTTTTCAAAATACCCCTTCCAAAAATTACTTCTTTTGCTATAATATACAAGTGTAGGTAATTAGGCATGGTTGAATTTTCTTAAAAAGGGAGGGATAAGGGAATGAATTATTGTACAGCATGTGGAACGAAACTGACTGCAGATCAACATTTTTGTACCGAGTGTGGTGTAAAGCAATCACCAGCTGAAGATCATACAATTGCCGGCAAAACGACTCCTGAAAACGTACCAACACAACCTGTAGAGCAGCAGACTCGGAGTGACCGTCAACCAAGAAAACCAATGACCAAACGCACAAAAATCTTGATCGGTTTAGCCACCGGAATTATTCTATTACTTTTTGGAACCCATCAGTTTTTGTCATCCTATTTTGATCCGATGAAAGATCTACAGGCTATCGATAGTACTGTGTCTGGGAATGACATCGATGCATTCATAAATCACGTGAATGTTGTCGAATCTGCAATCCTGGATGAGGAAAGTTATTTTCACTATATACGAGATAATGAATGGGATGGAGCGAGAGAGCAATATGTACAGATTTTGGATGATCAGGAGGAGAATCCTTCGCCACTGGATCAAACAATTCACAGCAGAGATGGCGAAAAACTTTTTACCGTTAAGACGGAGCCACTGGTTTTCGGACTTTATAGCACGTATTCATTAGAGGCAATCCCGACAAAACTGACTGTATCATCATCCATGAAAGATACAGAGATCACCGTTTCGGATAAGTCAGAAACGATCCAAGCAGAAGAACCAGAAGAATTTGCTAACATCTACCCTGGTACATACACAATTTCAGGTGCTGCGCAGAATGATTTTGGATCGTTCACCTACGAAAATACGATGATCATCCATGCAGCTGCAGAGCACAATCAAGCCATAGAATTCGCGACCAATACATTTGGTTTTAACACAAACATGCCAGAAGCCACTCTTTTTGTTAATGGAAATGATACCGAATTATCTTTAAACGAACTTGATCAATTAGGACCTTTTCCAGAAGATAGCGACATCGAAATGTATGCGGAGTGGGAAAATTCAGCTGGTACAATGATCCAATCCGAAACCGTAACACCTGAAGACAGCAGTATGTTTGGTGGAATTTCATTTTATTTCGATGAAGCTGATTTGCAAGAAGAAACGGAGCTAGCTTCAGCGGAAATAGAAAATGATGATGCAGGAGAAATGGTCCTGGATTTTCGAGATGCCTATGAAGATGCAGTAAATAATAAAGACTTCAATTCCATTGAACCATTCCTGAAAAGCGGCAGTGAAGTGGATGACGAATTGCGTACATACATCGGCGACCTACAAGATACAGACTATCACTATGACTTTACATCAAATGAAATTTTAGATGTTGAGGATGTCGATGAATCTACCGTTGAAGTAACAACGAACGAATTATTTACATTTACCAACCACCTCGATGATGTAACGGATTATGACCGTGAAAAAGTTTACACGGTCATCATGGAAGATGAAACATACAAAATCACGGAAATTACGTACGAGGAGACAAATCGAGATAGACAATAGGGACAAAGGGGAGTTTTATCATGCTAGTATGTTCGAGTTGTAGCGAGAATCAAGAGTCAGGGAAATTCTGTGGCAATTGTGGGGGAAGTTTACAACCTGCCCAAGGTGACAATCAGCAACAGGGAGAAATAAATGCTGGTACAGAACAATTTGCTGCCACCGCTGCTAAATCTCAGCCTGCACCACAAGTGGAGCCGCAAGCACAACAAACAACGGAAACGATAAAGAATGGACTTCGTGACTATTGGGCTTATGCTCTAGGGTTAATAAAAAACCCAACTGATTCCTTCCGTTCAGGGGAGGATCACTTTATAAATGGGCTCGTTACGATGGCCTTATATGCATTGGCTTTCTCACTAAGTATTTACTTTTTTATTTCGAATTCATTTATGGGGCCACTCGATCCATCGTTCTTTGAATTCAATTTCAAATTTACTTTAGCAATTGTTGCTTTCTTGGCAATCACTTTCGGAATTACATTTGCCATAACGAGGCTAGCCAAGAGCCAAGAATTATTTAAAACAGTCATTTCTCAGTACGGAGGATTACTTGTACCGTTTACTGCATTAAATATTGTCGCAGTAATTGGCGGTTTGGCCGGGTCTCCATTTTTAGTATTTGCGCCATTGGCTGTTTCATCTATTTTCACATTTCTATTTATACCAGTTTTGTATGTTTTCGAAAAATCATCACAAGTTAACAATCAAGGACAAAAAATCTATTTTAGCCTGATTACCTTACTTTTTATTGGTTTAGGTTTCTATATCCTCGGCGAGGTAATCATATCAAGTATATTATCAGATCTTACAAATAGATTTCCGTTTTAAAAATGTAGCATTCCACAAGTTCGGAGCAGCACAGAAAAACCACCGTCCACTTCCCAAGGTGTGCGGTGGTTTTCTTTATAAAAAGCATAATCTCAAATGTTATACCCAACGAGTTGTAATCACTTTTTTACGTGTGTAAAACTAGAGTCCATCTTTTCCATTCGCATGCA
Proteins encoded:
- a CDS encoding AbrB family transcriptional regulator; this translates as MTFRQIPRLIETGLVAFLGGFLFYLANFPLPWVLGAVTFIMLWQGITNREALIPISIRNTGFVILGIYFGLYFTAETFQTILPYFIPYILFTCVLILLSILLGVLVSRWVNVDKVTSVFSIIPGGLTEMAIASRDMNANAGLVVIFQTIRLITVLFTVPAFMMFVFIEGGQQASNQMVTEAANVELWNYLWFIIPIVGALYIRHKIPAGIIIGALLLTAILNVSPAELGVVPPVLMNAAQIVVGASLGKNILFRDLKLGGKYCFIYFGLAIILIITSFGLAILLANVTSLDYPTAILSLAPGGLIEMVLTAYTVGGDPAIVSALQLMRILVIVIGVPPFLKWWFNRKREGKEVS
- a CDS encoding TcaA NTF2-like domain-containing protein produces the protein MNYCTACGTKLTADQHFCTECGVKQSPAEDHTIAGKTTPENVPTQPVEQQTRSDRQPRKPMTKRTKILIGLATGIILLLFGTHQFLSSYFDPMKDLQAIDSTVSGNDIDAFINHVNVVESAILDEESYFHYIRDNEWDGAREQYVQILDDQEENPSPLDQTIHSRDGEKLFTVKTEPLVFGLYSTYSLEAIPTKLTVSSSMKDTEITVSDKSETIQAEEPEEFANIYPGTYTISGAAQNDFGSFTYENTMIIHAAAEHNQAIEFATNTFGFNTNMPEATLFVNGNDTELSLNELDQLGPFPEDSDIEMYAEWENSAGTMIQSETVTPEDSSMFGGISFYFDEADLQEETELASAEIENDDAGEMVLDFRDAYEDAVNNKDFNSIEPFLKSGSEVDDELRTYIGDLQDTDYHYDFTSNEILDVEDVDESTVEVTTNELFTFTNHLDDVTDYDREKVYTVIMEDETYKITEITYEETNRDRQ
- a CDS encoding CoxG family protein, translating into MPSGTHTTELTIPIEQIWEFVRDMNKWAPLVPGYIDHDILNDSQSTWTFHVDLGILHRKISLKIDITKWQKPTKVTFDLTGLNEKFSGNGYFEAQTIDESTTKMTGNLDITAKGMKGSVINPVLKSYVPNMTEELTEAIANTLKEQDVS
- a CDS encoding superinfection immunity protein; the protein is MGELLVLLIGLILILIAVGVYFAPSIVAKVRKQTNFNSIFVLNLFLGWSLVGWVVSLVWAVKKEEA
- a CDS encoding tetratricopeptide repeat protein; translated protein: MKETQFQAQIKKKNFTLTAEQVVLYKQSKIIKAIDEQANDYYLFFYKDYFLTGAKADAVNITADTYVHRAFTNGIVYKGSHPLAQHLIRQQKNFPFLHVEPMIKKVQETFSPIETTLIHTFFDSFMSVDSIKQSLKDTFKRYQRNGQTFAAYQVLNVYLNYDPTDRFAMDMFNGPQFKQYKETYKDLEKLSKKDPIQFESLCFDNLYQDTETGILLELYMEQNRWMDELAIRINVLKHSFSQANFTSIQTMLQHLPSEEQMKLLQEINQSSNHPIVQEAFITNLLASGKPNDMVTFILTTDILPKEEQLATLITQLEQADYNHMASFFTTSNKRLLNLSNNNPQTLERLVFPFVSSFLQDYEFSEILDWFAPFHEAAFHLPVEQKLVKMQTLADDPDRQFELGELYIHFNQLEKSIDCFKWKVELNPQAFESVKYLAKINNELNYQEEAAAYQQLLIQMQKS
- a CDS encoding zinc ribbon domain-containing protein, encoding MKFCKECGQEVENHDLKFCMNCGASLTANSLKKESASSNFEPEKKASVSDKDQRSVPKKPVSRKQKRNRIIASWIVVLFICLYFIGAHFTSQERLINNFTDAIHEGDAGKLASTLSFYESDEEIDGSDVEGFLAYLEEDPEVARRILDSLQDQAEWLHEGEERPLKKEEAIVQFFSSENNEMVMLQEGDGFLFYDTYELLVEPVYVTLGTNVNGTVLFSGEEEVAEADSKDYSYELGPLVPGIHTFKAVSETELIDLVKEEQVTLMHAGESVNLNLDASYVQFDVPSLGDLESRLIVNDEEVDFTISSDAEFGPVTLDGTTALAVEMDFPWGTMTTPNHEITDRTVPVSFMIDEELQGTIDEALQHYVDGYLVGWQENDISHVDYLSSNLLESYEEEFNYHHIDSDAFHDKQMLGMQMDTENTELEFVDGNYVLSVLVREETLVSQYADNTDKDANEQSDFYRYEFLYEDDWAVYDKSQVRNMDLVAPVDLEVHSDLYTVQGEEAEEQDSEVASAAILHEADEDADSNVEEVTLNYVYQLVEAINTNDYDKVRPYIKDGSELDEMQTDLVERLDEAGMTQEVLNATVTTIEETNGRWLVTTDETIKEIYASGEEEVNDYTWTYTVEEDGDGVSLSTIE
- a CDS encoding GNAT family N-acetyltransferase, giving the protein MGLSYAYIHRYETFGKKEEITDLLVRVEHEFTPKLSVWTWEKGNTIREKMAHYFKPDSSMLLAIDDETNHIAGLFHLREDDAKGEMIHYSPNLKIETIIVAPPYRDRGVATSMYKEVHRMNKTYFKKPFIVSATWEANDKQHHLYKKNGYELAFVSTYPQDDRLKRYYYVKKHEFVR